In Anopheles arabiensis isolate DONGOLA chromosome 2, AaraD3, whole genome shotgun sequence, the genomic window CCGTCGTGATCGATAGTGATGCAATGTATTACACGCTGCAGCGTGTAAATTGTCTATCCTTTCGCCAATTTTCTCCGCTTTTCCCTGTCGAATGATGACAGCGTCGGAATGCACAAGAGAATACCCGGGGCAGGGTGTGGTGTAccttttgctttgattttcaATCAAACGTATCGAGCATCGTGTCGTCCATCGGAAACATCGGAAGAATCTCTCGACCGGATGGTTTCTTGGCGCTTGGCCGGGAAAGATGCTGTAGAGCAGTGGCAGTAGAATGCAAGTAATTGGTATGCAGAAAGGAAGCGGAGAAAAGAGTTCAGCATACTGTGAAGCTGCCGGTCCAAGAAAACAAGTTTCTTCCTCCTGGCTTGACTATCCACTGCTTGGGGCCCGGGCTAATGTACCAATGTTGGTTTGCACACGGTCGGATTCCGTTTCTGATTGGGTCTTTCGATAGGGAGCGGGCAGTTGGCACAACACCGTGTCTGAAGGGGGATGAAAAGGGATCTGAATCGCATGATATAGTTGGTCGTTGTACAATCTCGTCctcgctggctggctggaatGCTTAAGGATTGGCGTGGTGCTGGAAATGCAAGCTCCGTGCCAGCTAGCAACGCTTCACCGCGTTCTGGCCGGGGGATATAGCGTAGACAAAGCTACTTTAGGTACATGGATTTATGTTGGGTTTTTGCTCGCCGTGTTTGAAACTGTTTGTAATTCAGATTTAAATCGAGATGTTGtcgcaaatgcaaacaaagtGAGCACAATTCGAaaggaagaagcagcaaaGGCGAAAACGACCGGAATATGGTTGTGCTCtcgtgttttggttgtttcaaCGGGGCGGTGCAAGCAACGAGAACAGCAAATGGAACGTTTTTGCACAATGAATAATTCATGGCGTTTCGAATGTACCTGCACTGCTAGATATCCTTCTGGAGGAAAGATAGCTTCAGTCCGATCTGGCACAAAAGGAATGACAGTAAAACTAATATAATTGTTATAAAGGGGGCATTTTGTTAGAGTTTATATAACGTTGCAGCTTTATTGAGATTTTACCCTTTAATTGTAAGGAAAACCCCAATTCAAGATGGAAATCAATTTATGATGGTTATATGGTCATAATAGTTGCTTGAAGTGTGTTTGATTAATTGAATTGAACACTTGCTCTTACTTAACTGATTCCACAGGCTGGAGGAGGCATATGATCATCGTGATTGGATGTTAATTGATTCAATCTCAAGAGCAAACGTTTAATTGCGCCCATTTGTTCGGTGCTTCGGTGCGGTTCCACAGTGCACCGAAACGAGACGATTGAGGATGGTTTTGCACGCTAACATTGCATTCAACGTTTTCTACTACTTATTTGCAGGTACGGGCCACTGGAAAGATGTATGCTTGCAAGAAGCTGGAGAAGAAGCGCATCAAAAAGCGAAAGGGTGAATCGATGGTGCTGATAGAAAAGCAAATTCTGCAGAAGATAAACTCTCGCTTCGTGGTGAACCTAGCGTACGCGTATGAGACGAAGGACGCCCTGTGTCTAGTGCTGACGATTATGAACGGTAAGGAAGAGCGACCCAATCTGGCGGCCATTTTCGAGCCCCACAACTAACGTGCCCTTTTCTCCCGCAATCATAGGCGGTGATCTGAAGTTTCACATCTACAACATGGGAGGCGAACCGGGCTTTGAACTGTCCCGTGCCCGGTTCTATGCGGCGGAGGTGGTCTGCGGGCTGGAACACCTACACCAGCAGGGCATTGTGTACCGAGATTGCAAGCCGGAAAACATTCTGCTAGACGACCATGGGCACGTGCGCATCTCGGACCTGGGACTGGCCGTCGAGATACCGGAGGGTGAGATGGTCAGGGGGAGAGTGGGTACAGTCGGTAAGTGAGCATTGTGGCGTGGTTGTGTGCTATTGAGTGATTAGTTTAAAATTTTGCTATTGTCTCGCTTTCCTTCACACACCCGCAGGATACATGGCACCGGAGGTGATTGACAACGAGAAGTACTCATTCTCGCCGGATTGGTTCAGCTTCGGCTGCTTGCTGTACGAGATGATCGAGGGACAGGCTCCGTTCCGTGCCCGCAAGGAGAAGGTGAAGCGAGAGGAAGTCGATCGGCGGGTGAAGGAGGACGCGGAAAAGTATTCGCACAAATTCAGTGATGACGCCAAATCGTTGTGCCAGCAGCTGCTCGTAAAAGCGGTCAAAAGCCGGCTCGGTTGCCGCAATGGGCGGCACGGTGCGCGCGAAGTGAAACTGAATCCATTCTTTAACAGTATTAACTGGAAACGGCTCGAAGCTGGACTAAATGATCCCCCGTTTGTGCCGGATGTAAGTGTTGTGAAGCGCGTGCGTTTAATAGCGGGTGAAGCAGTTCgctggaaaatgaaaatggcGGCGCTGACTAACGGACTCTCTAACACTATTTCAGCCGCACGCCGTTTATGCCAAAGACGTACTGGATATTGAGCAATTTTCCACCGTGAAGGGTGTCAATCTGGACGCGACGGATGAGAATTTCTACACCAAGTTTAATACCGGCTCAGTGTCGATACCGTGGCAGGACGAGATGATCGAAACGGAGTGCTTCCGGGAACTGAACGTGTTCGGTGCGAACGAGTGCCCGACACCGGATCTGCTCGTCAACGCACCGCCGGTAGTGGAGAAGCCTGGTTGTTTTCCGTTTCGAAGAAAAGTAAGTACATGTGAGGGCTGATTACACGTTCTTGCTGTACCCTTGTCATTTGAGCCGCTTTTATCTTATCTGTACGATTGCTTGTCTTTTTGTTTACAGAAGAAGCAAACGCCCCGCGAAAAACCGGTTCCATTCAACGAGAAGCTGTTATCCTCTAGTCAAACAACGGTCAGCTGTAGCCAGGCGCCAAATGAGAGTTGATAGGTGTAATTGGATTGGGGGGGAAAATCGTGCATGCAGGACCAAACTGCGCGGCCACGGCGAGACTTGACAGTGTAAAGTGTCCATCCTGGAGATGGCAAGAGCTGGAAAAAACAACCTTTAGTAGCTAATAGTAGCAGCAAATAGCGTGCGCGGAAAGATGTGGAATGCTTTGTTCGCAATCGACATTGTATGCAAATTTTGCATATCCCTCACCGCAAGCTGACGCTCAATGGAAGGAACCGGGCTCGTATTGTGTGTTAAGcaaacaggaaaaacatcattttgcGTGACTTAACATACTGCCGAGTGGTCAGGTTGAAACAGAACGCGTAAAAACAGGACATGAATCTTCTATGAATTATGGTCACACCATAAACCAACTCACTCAGTCAATGCTACACAATTACAAACGCACATGAACATTTTTTCTCATACGCACGAATAGTAGGTAATGAACAATGATAAGAGATTGCAAATATGAAACTAATCGACACGGAAACTTGTGCCCTCGATAACAAAGCTGGACGTATTTTATCGACCGTCGAAAAGAAGAGCCGAGCTAATGGACTAATTAGAATTTCATTGCCCTAAGTAGATACCCGTAAATGGTACAAATGTACAAGTTTGTACTTCTTCTCGTGGAAGTATatataataatgatgatggtagtaaaaaaataagttttacgacatgagtttttttttattctgccACTCCCATGTGGCCATCCGCTGGGAACACGCGTTCGAATGATAACACAGTGtcaaatgtttatgtttttttttattgtatcgAAAAGAAGTAGGAATTTGTTTATGTGACCGTAGAATACTACAACAAAACCGTGGGACAGACCGTGCTGCCtaggtgtgtgtgagagagagtgtgttttttaattgaaaacatgACTGAGTTACAGCAACTGCATCTAGGCGGCACACCTAtctttatgtttatgttaacTGCCAGGTGTACAACACAATCAGTGAATATGGacgaaaaataaagaaatcttACCAAAGCTTGAATGGGTCCCCATATCCCGTCTTTCATCGTGCCGGTGTGAGATGCCGGCGCATGTACAGCGTAGAATGGACGTGCGCTTTGCTGACGAAATGTATCGCTGCTGTTTATCGATcgagctttttgttgtttcaagTTGGTTGTGTGAAATaagccaacaacaacaagaaaaaatctactttgaaaatagaaaaagcgCATATTTCACACTCATTTGAAAAGAGGAGGGATTGTATCTCGTTTTTAATGATCGCTCCACAGAGAAATCCTGTCTgtgaaacaaagcaaatgaggttttgtgttgctattcctggttttttttcctatcatAATGCTCATGCATGCTTAGAATATTCAACGAACGCTGCACACCTAACTTAGCTTTTAGCGTCAGATTTACAGCTTATGtgtcttgttttgtttacagacATTTAGTTTGTCTTTATGAGGCTTACACTTCGCGGTACCGTGTAATGATTGTCACTTAATTTTGCAccaatgaaattgaaaaagcCGTTAGTTGTTGCATTTCCATCGTAGAAGCAGGACGAAAGTGGGGGGAAGTAATTGAATGAAGAAACTCTTAATATTCGAATGGTTGAAAAGGTCACTTTTTAACAGTTTTCATACTCATGTACTAATCAATTATAAGATTAATAGAGAGAACCCTCCGTGGCTGGAAGAAGTTGAGGAACAGGGAGGAAATTGAATAACTCTATCGCACGCATACTATCCATTATATAGAAacacaacaagaacaaaaacaacaaaaactcctCCCTTTatatagaaaacaaaaaaacgcacacacatatatatacacatacacacttacaCTCACTTTCTCTTACTCAAAAAAGCGAAATGAATCGTAGATGGAGGAGGACTCTCGAGCAAGGTCGGGATTTGTCAATCATACGGCATACATTATGAACAAACTTAAACCTAGTTACCGAAGCGTTACTGCTAAGTGTAAAGAACAAATCTGAAAAGGGGTACGAGAATGGCGAAAAGTGCAAAAGAAGGAAGGAGAGAAACAGattagagaaagagagagagagagagagaaagagagagagaacaaaaaatataatactAAACATAAACAAGTAATGAGTGAAAGCAATCATTAACTAGGGCTGTTTTAGCTTTAATCAATGTGCGGCGGTAGGAGCGGGAATTGGTTAGCGTTTTACTGAATCTTTAAAGTATTGTGTTCAAAACATACGTAGTATCCAGTCGATAGTACGAAGCTAATGAGCGAGCGAACGCTGCGTGCTTTTGTTTGgtattttctattttaaacTGTAAGCTGTACTGCGCCTCACAACGTTTAGACCTAAGTTTTATGCGAAAGCACAACTGCACACACGGGGGGCCACTCCTACCAGTGTGTTGTACTCGTTTTATTTAAAAGCTTAAACATTGAAAAGGCAATATCGAATACAGAAAAGCACAAATaattcagttttgtttttgtgattGAGCCACCTATATACATattgtgctgctgcagtttatgtatgtgtgcttttCTTGTAGCAGTTTGGACGcgtttgtgcttgttttttttttcttgtcgaGATATTTAGGGTTAAGTTGTTATGATTATATTAGAGAATTGAGAAGCCCCGAAGCTTATACACTCGTGTCTGTAAAAGACAAAGCGCTAGCGCAAACTATACATACATGTATGCATATATAAATAATTGTGGAGAATTAGAACAGTTCGTGTAACGCATCTTATCAAACTGTAGCACAAACTCCTCTCCTctccgatgtgtgtgtgtgtgtttttttatcgtcCTGTATATAGTAGCGGTAGAGGAATGTACCGAAAGGTGAATGAAACAAGAGATAAACTTCCACCCCGTCTTGCGGTTGATTGTGTcctgcagtgaagtgaaacaGACGGCTACAGACCCACGTTTTAAGTTGGAAGATTGATAGCATgtgttttaacattttcagTGATGTTTAAACACGAGATGAAGAAAAGCTGCTGCAAAGGCAAACAAAGTTCCGGGGCGCGAAATCGAATTGGCTTTCGAGCTTTGAGTACACAGATTGCCAAATATTTACAATCTTCTGCGTGTGTTTGATACTCTCCAAATTTGACACTACATGGAAACAGTACAAGAACATTTGtgaaccacaaacacaaaacgataACATTCGATGGCTACTAAATATTGGATCGCTGGGCGGGAATAGTCGTCCGCTGGTGCGAACGAAGTTGTAGGTAGTCGATGTGTAGCCAAAAATTGGCATTCTTCAAGCTCATTTAGTACGATCGCACAAAATTAATCGTGGAGGGAATGCATCTATGGATGGACGATGTGTGTAGTAAGGTATGCAAATGCTAGTTAGGAAGTGACAATTGGATTGTATTTGCTACActagtgcgtgtgtgtgtgtttgtccatTGTATCGAAAGAGTCAACCACACCAACCATAATAGAATTTCATcgataaaagtaattaagCAAAAAATCTCCCATGAgaactatatatatatatataaatttttACGTGTGTGTAATATCAGCAGAGGGTGGAATAAATTCCAAATTTTTTGAATAGAGACAGGGTGGGAAATAAATTACGGTGTGTCTAATGATTCGAGCCAGCTAGGATGCAACCTATGTGGCAAAGGCGTGGGCAAGAGGTCGGTCGCGGGAGGTTGGAAAAATGCATACAACTAAATAATAAATagagaaatttaaattaaattcagtTACGCAGTTGGGAATGTGAAATGTTATAAGTATGATGACTTTATTAAACTACATTCAAAATGgcatgttgctttttttcatttctatgaGCTTGAACAGGTTTATACATTTTACTGGCAATTatctaatttaatttttatgaatttgTGATGGTATATTTGTGTTTCAGTACTTCTGTTGTTAGTTATCATGTTGTTGATCTGTCCATCGGTTGTTCTATTTGTTCATTAATTCTTATACATACCACCTTATTTGTTCCttatttcatatatttttatttcgtttatttattacaattgaaatattttgattttaatataTCATGTATTTAGTTTCGTATGTatagtctgttcccgagtttcGCGGTTTGTACGTTCCCGAgcaatccgcgtaactcgaatatcggtgtaagtcgaatttcgcgGTTTTGCCCAAAATATAATTGATTACTcgg contains:
- the LOC120908350 gene encoding G protein-coupled receptor kinase 2 — translated: MELENIVANTVYLKAREGGSDSNKGKSKKWRKILQFPHISQCIDLKNKIDVSYGYVVDQQPIGRELFRQFCKVKRPQYSRYITFLDDATRYEIAADEHRVDLAFEVAKRYLGLCTESQREDSGGGGGCDSDGGKCDDDSGIGGDTKKLSNHDDPEKSLTGSNSVTTNTINNEKDEFVLDVLNDDMVGQIRTKLSTGSKELFEASITAVRAFLAGEPFREFEASMYFHRYLQWKWLEAQPITYKTFRMYRVLGKGGFGEVCACQVRATGKMYACKKLEKKRIKKRKGESMVLIEKQILQKINSRFVVNLAYAYETKDALCLVLTIMNGGDLKFHIYNMGGEPGFELSRARFYAAEVVCGLEHLHQQGIVYRDCKPENILLDDHGHVRISDLGLAVEIPEGEMVRGRVGTVGYMAPEVIDNEKYSFSPDWFSFGCLLYEMIEGQAPFRARKEKVKREEVDRRVKEDAEKYSHKFSDDAKSLCQQLLVKAVKSRLGCRNGRHGAREVKLNPFFNSINWKRLEAGLNDPPFVPDPHAVYAKDVLDIEQFSTVKGVNLDATDENFYTKFNTGSVSIPWQDEMIETECFRELNVFGANECPTPDLLVNAPPVVEKPGCFPFRRKKKQTPREKPVPFNEKLLSSSQTTVSCSQAPNES